In the Kaistella sp. 97-N-M2 genome, one interval contains:
- a CDS encoding thioredoxin family protein produces the protein MANTPSNMLALGTKAPFFELPNPSHNNELESLHDLKGEKATLIIFMCNHCPFVLHIIDKLAELYEDYQEKGIEFIAINANDADKYPADAPDKMAEFQVERKFDFPYLFDESQAIAKAYDAACTPDFFLFDEKLDLIYRGQMDDSRPGNTKEITGEDLIIAFENVLAGEPQDESQRPSMGCGIKWKS, from the coding sequence ATGGCAAACACACCTTCCAATATGCTCGCCCTCGGTACCAAAGCTCCTTTTTTTGAGCTGCCGAATCCCTCGCACAACAACGAACTCGAATCGCTTCACGATTTAAAAGGCGAAAAAGCCACGCTTATCATTTTCATGTGCAATCATTGTCCGTTCGTGCTTCACATCATCGATAAACTGGCGGAACTTTATGAAGATTATCAGGAAAAAGGCATCGAGTTTATTGCCATTAACGCGAACGACGCCGATAAATATCCCGCAGATGCGCCCGATAAAATGGCGGAATTTCAGGTGGAAAGAAAATTCGATTTTCCGTATCTCTTCGATGAAAGTCAGGCGATCGCAAAAGCCTACGACGCGGCCTGTACACCGGATTTCTTTCTTTTTGATGAGAAACTGGATCTTATTTACCGCGGCCAGATGGATGATTCCAGACCCGGAAATACGAAAGAAATTACAGGTGAGGATTTAATCATCGCTTTCGAAAATGTACTTGCCGGCGAACCGCAGGACGAATCCCAACGACCAAGCATGGGCTGCGGCATCAAGTGGAAATCGTAG
- the miaA gene encoding tRNA (adenosine(37)-N6)-dimethylallyltransferase MiaA, with amino-acid sequence MKKLISIVGTTGIGKTKLAIEIAKHYATEIISCDSRQFFREMTIGTATPSREELAEVPHHFIGNLSVENYYSIGQFEKEAIQKIEELFTQHDVGVLVGGSMMYEKAVLEGLNDLPEADARNQNKLEQMLRDEGIEKLQQMLQELDPDYFGTVDQDNPRRLFRALDIIWQTGKTYTENIAGHVQKRDFDVIRIGIEAPREIIYERINQRVNKMLAEGLVEEVKSLLPFKNKLALRTVGYSELFKYFEGEWTLDFAVEEIKKNSRRFAKRQLTWYRKEENIHWVNFENSVAESLSLLKTLI; translated from the coding sequence GTGAAAAAACTCATCTCCATCGTCGGCACCACCGGAATCGGCAAAACAAAACTCGCCATCGAAATCGCAAAACATTATGCGACCGAAATTATCTCCTGCGACTCCCGTCAGTTTTTCCGCGAAATGACCATCGGCACGGCAACGCCCTCCAGAGAAGAACTTGCTGAAGTTCCGCATCATTTCATCGGCAATCTGTCCGTAGAAAATTATTATTCCATCGGCCAGTTCGAAAAAGAAGCCATTCAAAAAATCGAAGAATTATTCACCCAGCATGACGTCGGCGTTTTAGTCGGCGGCAGCATGATGTACGAAAAAGCCGTTCTCGAAGGCCTCAACGATTTACCCGAAGCCGACGCCCGCAATCAGAATAAATTAGAACAGATGTTACGGGACGAAGGGATTGAAAAGCTCCAACAGATGTTGCAGGAATTAGATCCGGATTATTTTGGAACCGTGGATCAGGATAATCCGCGCCGGCTTTTCCGTGCGCTCGATATTATCTGGCAAACCGGAAAAACCTACACCGAAAACATCGCCGGGCACGTCCAAAAGCGCGATTTCGACGTCATCAGAATCGGCATTGAAGCGCCCCGCGAAATCATCTACGAAAGAATCAACCAGCGCGTCAATAAAATGTTGGCGGAGGGATTGGTGGAGGAAGTAAAATCGCTCCTTCCTTTTAAAAATAAGCTGGCATTAAGAACCGTCGGCTATTCCGAACTCTTTAAATATTTTGAGGGCGAATGGACTTTGGATTTCGCGGTAGAAGAGATCAAAAAAAATTCGCGGCGTTTCGCAAAGCGCCAGTTAACGTGGTACCGAAAGGAAGAAAATATCCACTGGGTAAATTTTGAAAATTCGGTCGCAGAATCCTTATCTTTGCTGAAGACTTTAATTTAA
- a CDS encoding YkvA family protein, with protein sequence MKVSKIALAKEAFKHKGFIRKIPVMVRMVRSIMSKGGYKPEFKNVVLPALVLIYLVSPLDIIPDWIPVIGVLDDLALLAFAMPMLISEAEKFVAWEASLRPDRDAIEAEIVG encoded by the coding sequence ATGAAAGTATCAAAAATTGCATTAGCAAAAGAAGCATTCAAACACAAAGGATTCATCCGAAAGATACCCGTGATGGTCCGCATGGTGCGCTCCATCATGTCGAAAGGCGGCTATAAACCCGAGTTCAAAAACGTGGTTTTGCCTGCTCTTGTTCTCATTTATTTAGTCTCACCTTTAGACATTATCCCGGATTGGATTCCCGTTATCGGCGTTTTGGACGATCTGGCTTTACTCGCCTTCGCCATGCCGATGCTGATTTCCGAGGCAGAAAAATTTGTCGCCTGGGAAGCCTCTTTAAGGCCGGACAGAGATGCCATCGAGGCCGAGATTGTCGGTTAA